ATAAAGAAATCATCGGATTTGGCTTGTAAAATAGCTGTAGAATACGGAAGAAATGCCGTTAAAATTGCTACACAACTTGTAAACTCAGGTGTTGCACACAAACCCGAAGACGTTAACACAGTTATGCGTACAGGATTTTTCCATGCTTATGGACCTATAAATGAGTATTTTGGATAGTGGTTGGTGAATGGTGAGTGGTGAATGGTGAGTGGTGAGTGGTGAATGGTGAGTGGTGAATGGTGAGTGGTGAGTGGTGAATGGTGAGTGGTGAGTGGTGAGTGGTGAATGGTGAGTGGTGAATGGTGAATGGTGGTTAGTGATTGGGGTAAGTTCTGAGTTCTGAGTTCCGAGTATTGAGTCTCCAAACTCATAACTCCTGACTCCCGACTCCTGACTCAAAACTAACAACACACCCATCACTCATCACTGACCACCAACCACCGACATTACAATCGTGTAACAGCTTCAACAAACAATTTATTGAGTCTATCTTCGGCTGTTTTTGCGACGTCAACAATTTCGCTTAGCGAAACTTTTTCAAGTTGTTCGGGTATGCACATATCCGTTATTACCGATATTGCGGCGCAAGGTAAGCTACAATGGTTGGCAACAATAACTTCGGGTACTGTTGACATTCCTACGCCGTCGGCTCCAATCAGACGCAAAAACTTGTATTCGGCTTTTGTTTCCAAATTCGGACCTGCTAAAGCAACGTAAACGCCTTTGTGTAGTTTTATGTTATTTTCAGTCGCTAATTCTTCAAATAAACTGTTGATTTTACTGCTGTACGGCTCGCTCATATCCGGAAAGCGAACACCCATCTCGTCGATGTTTTTACCTGTCAAAGGATTATCCGGAAGTAAATCTATATGGTCGGTAAGAAGCATTAAATCGCCTTGGGTATAGTTGGGATTTAAGCCACCGCAAGCGTTTGAAATAAGCAAATACTTTATCCCCAACAATTTCATAACTCTGACAGGAAGAGTTATTTCTTGCATTGAATATCCTTCGTAGTAATGAAATCTGCCTTGCATGGCAAGAACGTATTTGTCGTTTATTGTTCCGTATATCAGTTTACCTTTGTGCGTTTCGACGGTTGAAACAGGAAAATGAGGAATATCGCCGTAATTTATCTCTTTTTCAATGCTAATGCTGCTAACCAAACCACCCAAACCCGTTCCTAAAATAATACCGATTTCAGGTTTTGTAATCCCATTTTCAAATAAGAAATTTTTTGCTTCTAATGCTTTGTTGTACCAATCCATTTTTAATATGTTTTTTATTTCTGCTAAAGTAGTAAATAATGCAGAATAATAATAAAATAAAACCTTTAAAAATGTTTTCATTATCGAAATTTTGTAAATTTGTTGTGTGTTAATTGTTTAGCCAAAAAATGTGTGTTATGAAAAAAATATTATCACTGTTAATCACGATTACCATATCGTTAAGCGTCTTTTCGCAAGATTTTTGGACTCCTATTCAAGTTCCTAATGACGAGTATGTATTTTCAGTTGGTGTTACAAAAACAGGCGTAACCTTTTTAGGAACAGATACTAGTTTTTACAAATCTTACGATGATGGACTAAATTGGACTAAAATTGATTTGGAAATATATGAATTCCATGATGTTTTTATTGATAAAGACGATAGGATATTTGTACTTGCAACTGACACCGATATTTTTTCATTTGTTGTGTATTATTCTTTAGACGGAGGTAATGAGTTTGCCAAAATTCAGGTTCCACACGAATACATTTATTATTATAATAGGAAGATATATGTTAATGATTCAAGCATTTACATTTTTGGCAATAATATTGTTAAAAAAACATTTGATTTTGGCGCAAATTGGTCAGGTTCGGTTGTTTATCATATCCCCAATCCAGCACCGGGAAGTACCTTGTCTTTTAGGAAGATGTTAGAAAATAAAGATGGAGAATTGTTTTTATTTGATTCTTTGCCCACTGAGTCAGGTAAAGTAGCTGTCTTTAAATCCGAAGATAAGGGAAATACATGGGATGTTTTGAAGAAGTTTACAAGTAGTGGCTATATAATAGATATGGCGTTTGACTCTGAAGAAACACCTTATGTACTATGTTCAAGCAGTTTATATTATTTTGATAAAATGGCTTCTGTTTGGAAAAGTTATAGCTTGCCATTTCTTTGGAGCTGTTCATTAGCTATTGATATTAATGACGTTATCTACATTACAGAGAATTTCACAGGAGCTAATGTGGCAAAATCTACAGATGGAGGAGAAAGTTGGGAACTTATTTATAATAACACAAATCAAACATTTGAACTTGAGAACTTGTATATTTCGCCTAACGGCTACCTGTACGTGTATAACAAGCTTTATAAAAGTGCAAATAGGATTTTTGAACCTGTTCAAGTTGAAATAAACAATTGCTCAGAATTTTCCGTTTATCCTAATCCGGCGACAAATATTATAAATATCGACTCCGATCAATTTCTAAATAAAGAAATAAGTAGCGTAGTAATTACCGATATAAGCGGCAGGCAAATGAAGGTGAACTCTGTAAACAACGCTCAGATTGATATTTCAAACTTAAATGAAGGAACTTATATAATTACCGTATTGGCAGGAAATAAAGTTTACAGAAGCAAGTTTTTGGTAATGCGATAGAAATATTATCAGTTCCTTTTTCTTTCCAATAAAGCAATAATATTAGGCAATTCGAACTCCAAATTCGGTGTAAAAACATTTTTACCGATGTTTTCTTTCAGTTCGTTTACGTTCCAAAATCTGCCGTCTTCAACGTGTTTTTTGTTTGGGATTATGTTTCCATCGTAAAAAGTTAAAAAACTGAATACCATTTCGGACTCATTAATGTTATTCCATACGTACTTGGCAATATGTTTCGGCTCGAAGTTTTTGAAGTTAAGTTCTTCAGCAGCTTCACGTTTAAGTGCTTGCTCTATTGTCTCGCCAAAACTAACGTGTCCGCCAATTGCAGTGTCCCATTTGTTGGGTTCAACTTGGCAATTGTGTTTTCGCTTTTGCAGATATAGTTGGTTTTTAGAATTAATAATATGCGTATGAACAACAGGATGCAAGTATTTTTTATCGGTGTGAGCCACATTGCGACTAACTTTGCCAATTATGTTTCCTTCTTCGTCAATCCAAGGTAGCCATTCAATGTATCTGTTTCGTATTTTAACCCAAACAAATTGTATTACCAAGTATGCTCCCAACATTATGTATAACAGCACTCCCGAAATAAAAGCCCATGCTTCTTGCGACATAAAAAATGCTGAGTACAATATCAAAATACTGTGTGCTATTATTATCCAGAAAAATACTCGCAGCTGTACTATTATATTTTTTTGGACGGAATTATCAAAATTGACATTGTTACCAAGCAAGCGTTCGGAATATTTGAGCATGATGTTATGCTTGCTAAAAGCAGAAATTCCTATAAGTACAGCAAGAATAAGATTGATGAAGAGCGGTTTGAGTTTAAAGAAAATTACGTTGTCGAATATTAATGAAACAATTCCGAAAGCACATAGTAGCGCTGTATCAAGAATAACAAACTTATCCCAGCGTTTTTCTTTAAAGTAAATAAAAAACAGTTGAACAATACCAAAGATAACGGCAACGATAATCCCTATTTGCGGCGACCAAATGGCATCGACCAAAATAAACACCAACAAAGGCAATAAACCCGGCAATAATTTTTTTAAAATCTGCATGGTTCTTATTTCAAAGTGGCTTACATTTTATTTGGCGTAGCTAACGGAGCGTGTTTCTCTGATTACAGTAATTTTAATTTGTCCCGGGTAGGTCATCTCGTCCTGAATTTTTTTAGATAGCTCTATTGCTACGTTATTAGCTTCGTTATCCGAAATTTTGTCGGCTCCAACAATAACTCTAAGCTCTCTACCGGCTTGTATAGCGTAAGTTTTAACAACTCCCGGATACGACAAAGCAAGTTCTTCCAATTTATTAAGTCGTTGTATGTAAGCATCAACCACTTCTCTACGTGCACCTGGACGTGCTCCCGATATAGCATCGCAGGTTTGAACAATAGGAGCTATAAGCGTTTCCATTTCAATTTCGTCGTGGTGAGCACCAATAGCGTTGCAAATATCGGCAGATTCTTTGTATTCTTTTGCCAATTTCATACCCAATATTGCGTGTGGCAGTTCGGAGTCGTTGGTATCGGCGACTTTGCCAATATCGTGTAGAAGTCCGGCTCGTTTGGCTTTTTTAGCGTTCAAACCGAGTTCTGCAGCCATAGTAGCACAAAGGTTAGCAACTTCGCGTGAGTGTCGTAGCAGATTTTGTCCGTACGACGAGCGATATTTCATCTTACCTATAAGGCGAACAAGTTCGGGATGTAGCCCGTGTATTCCCAAGTCAATGGTTGTGCGTTTGCCTATTTCAATAATTTCTTCTTCAACTTGCTTTTGGGTTTTAGCCACAACTTCTTCAATTCTGGCGGGGTGAATTCTGCCGTCGGTAACAAGTTTGTGCAGCGAAAGGCGAGCTATTTCTCTACGCATTGGGTCGAAACCCGAAAGTAAAATTGCGTCGGGCGAGTCGTCGATTATTATTTCAACGCCTGTAAGCGCTTCTAATGCTCTAATGTTTCTACCCTCTCTACCAATAATTCGCCCTTTAATTTCGTCATTATCAATGTTAAAAACCGAGACTGTATTTTCTATAGTCTGTTCGGCGACATTGCGTTGAATAGTCTCGATAATGATTTTTTTCGCCTTGTTGTTGGCTGTTTGTTTAGCTTCTTCAACAATTTCGTTGAGTTGGTTTGCAGCATGTAGGCGTGCTTCTTGCTTTAAGCCCTCAATAAGTTGCTCTTTTGCTTCTTCTGCCGATAAACCCGAAATAATTTCCAATCTGTCGATATAGTCTTTGTGAGCTTTTTCTATATCGATTTCCTTACGCTTAATAGCATCGGTTTTTTGCTGTAAATTTATTTCTTTTTCGTCAAGTTCTTTCGACTTTTTATTTACTTCGTCGAACTTAACCTTAAAATCTTCCTGACGCTTGTTAAGCGATTGCTCTTTTTGTTTGATTCTGTTCTCAGCTTTTGAAATATTGCTTTCTTTTATCTGAAACTGCTTTTCTTGCTGAGTTTTAAGGTGCAAGAGTTCTTCTTTTATTTCAAGTTCTTTTTTCTTAACAATAATATCGGCTTCTTTATTAGCTTCGTTAATTATATTTTGGCTTTTTTTCTCTATGCTTTTACGTATAATATACATCGATATTATTACTCCTATAAGCACTCCTATAGCTCCTGCGATGATAATAATGGTTGTTGTCATATTTATATATTTATTTATGCAACAATACCAGATAAAAAAAACCCGCATCAATTTGCATTTAGGAAACCCCTAAATATATAAGTTTAAGGCTACATCTAACTTTCGGACGTCCAACGCTTCGGTACAGAAGATCTTTTTCAAGATTAAGGCCTGCCCTAGAGTTAAATAGTTTCGCCTTTAGTTGAAAGTGTGTTGAGCTTCCAAATGGATTGAATTAATGCGGGTATAAGTTTATTTTCAAAGAACGTATAATATGTATTTAAGCAGTTAAACTTTGGTCAACAAGTTTTTCTAAATCTTTAATTTTTGGAGACAATTCATTAGTAATAAATAAATTCTCTTCTTCTGTTTTTAACGATTTAGACGCAAAATGTATAGCTGTCATAGCTAACAGATCTTGCATATCGTCGTGTCTTGCATTTTTTGAGTAGTAGTCAATTAAATTTTCTACTTCAACGGCAGCACGTCTTATAAAGCTCTCTTCTTCAGTGCTAGAGGCTTTCAATCTATATGGTCTGTTATTTATATGCAAATTTACAACTATATTTTTTTTCATTGTATTTTGTTGTTGTTTATCTGTTCAATACATATATCAAGTTCCCGTAATAATTCGTTTATCCTTTTTTTTACAATTGCCTTGTTCCCTTTATCCGGTATTGATTTTGCTAATGTTAGTATTTTATATTTATCTTCTAAGTTTTTATTGTTTTGTTCTAATTCCGTTAATTTTAATTTTGCATCTTCCAATTCTTTTTTTGTTTGACTAAGTTCGGCTTTTGCATCTTCGTAACTTAAAATTAAGTTGTTTATTTTTACCGTCAGCCTAAAAAATGAATCAGTAAAGTTGCTCATTCTAAAAAATTTTATCGCATTAAATTAATAATACTTATTGCAAAGGTACTATTTTTTTATTTCTTTTTACAATTGGGTTGAGAAATTTCAAAAATTTTAGCTTTTGGCTGTTAGCCTTTGGCTTTTGGCTGAGTTTAGCTAAAACTCAAAACTCCTGCTTCCATCTTCATTTATTCGTATATCGACACTAATGGCGTTTGTTGGGATAAATTCTTTCCCCTTTTGCGACCATTCAATAAAACAATAATTATCGCTTTGCAAATAATCGTGAAAACCTATACTGATTAGCTCTTCGGGTTTATTTATTCTGTATAGGTCAATGTGATATATCATTTGGTTGATAAGGTCGGAGTGGTATTCGTTTATGATTGCAAAAGTCGGACTGCTGACATTGTCTCTAACTTTTAAAACTTCGCAAATAGCACTAATAAAAGTAGTTTTACCGCTCCCCATTTCGCTATCGAAAGTGAAAATCCTGTGGTCGTCGTGTTTTTTTAGCAAAGCTTCGGCAATATTTTGTAAATCGCTCGTTGAGTTTGCCTTGTAAATTTCTTTTTCTTTCATTTTGTTTATTTTGCTTTTAAAATTGCAAACGGGATTAAAACTTCTTCAAGCGATATACCGCCGTGTTGGAAAGTGTTCCTGTAGTAGTTTACGTAGTAATTGTAATTATTGGGATAAGCAAAAAAGTTATTATTCCGGCAAAATACAAATGTGCTACTTACGTTAGTTTTCGGCAAAAATGCATCGCCGGGCTTTTTTATTTCAAATACTTCGTTATTATTATACGATAAATTTTTTCCAGTCTTGTATCGCAGGTTTGTGTTGGTGTTTTTATCGCCAATAATTTTAACCGGATTATTAACTTTAATAGTTCCGTGATCGGTTGTGAGTATTAAAGGCACATTTTTGGAAGATAAAAACTTGACAATATCGTGCAACGGCGAGTGATTGAACCAGCTTTGAGTAATTGAGCGATAAGCAGTTTCGTTGTCGGCTAATTCTCTAATGACTTCCATTTCGGTTCTGGCGTGCGAAAGCATATCAACGAAGTTGTAAACAATAACGTTAAGCTGATTTGAAAGTAGATTTGGCAAGTTGTCAATCAATTTTCTCCCCGATGTTAAATTCAAAACCTTGGTGTACGAGTAACTAATGTTGTATCCGTGTCGTTTAAGGTATTCGGCAAGCAGTTCACTTTCGTAGTTGTTTTTCGTGTCATCGTCGCCTTCGTTTACCCAATATTTCGGATATTTTTTCTCGATTTCGCTTGGAAGTAGTCCGGCAAAAAGCGAATTGCGTGCATATTGAGTAGTTGTGGGCAAAATACTATAATAAATATCTTCCGTTTCGGTGCGATAATATTGTTCGAAAATCGGTTGTAACACTTTCCATTGGTCGTATCTAAGGTTGTCTATCAAGATGAAAAACAATGGAGTGTTATTATCATTTAGCAATGGAAATACTTTTTCTTTAAGCAACAGGTGCGACAATACTGGTCTGTCTTCGGCTTTGCCGTTTATCCAGTTTAAGTAATTATTTTCGTAAAACTTACAAAAAACCTGATTTGCTTCCGATTTCTGCATCTGAAGAATTTCCTGCATAGGGTTGTCGGTAGATTTACTCAATTCCAACTCCCAAAAAACCAATTTTTTGTACACTTCTGTCCATTGATTATGGTCTAACTTAGGCGATATTTCAGTTCCTAAATTCTGAAACTGTTGTTGATATGCAAAAGTGGTTTTTTCGGAAATCAATCGTTTGTTTTCCAAATTCTTTTTCACACTCAGCAGTATTTGCTTAGGATTGACCGGTTTTATCAAATAATCGGCTATACTTGCGCCAATAGCATCGTCCATAA
This sequence is a window from Lentimicrobiaceae bacterium. Protein-coding genes within it:
- a CDS encoding T9SS type A sorting domain-containing protein, with the protein product MKKILSLLITITISLSVFSQDFWTPIQVPNDEYVFSVGVTKTGVTFLGTDTSFYKSYDDGLNWTKIDLEIYEFHDVFIDKDDRIFVLATDTDIFSFVVYYSLDGGNEFAKIQVPHEYIYYYNRKIYVNDSSIYIFGNNIVKKTFDFGANWSGSVVYHIPNPAPGSTLSFRKMLENKDGELFLFDSLPTESGKVAVFKSEDKGNTWDVLKKFTSSGYIIDMAFDSEETPYVLCSSSLYYFDKMASVWKSYSLPFLWSCSLAIDINDVIYITENFTGANVAKSTDGGESWELIYNNTNQTFELENLYISPNGYLYVYNKLYKSANRIFEPVQVEINNCSEFSVYPNPATNIINIDSDQFLNKEISSVVITDISGRQMKVNSVNNAQIDISNLNEGTYIITVLAGNKVYRSKFLVMR
- a CDS encoding cell division protein ZapA, giving the protein MKKNIVVNLHINNRPYRLKASSTEEESFIRRAAVEVENLIDYYSKNARHDDMQDLLAMTAIHFASKSLKTEEENLFITNELSPKIKDLEKLVDQSLTA
- the tsaE gene encoding tRNA (adenosine(37)-N6)-threonylcarbamoyltransferase complex ATPase subunit type 1 TsaE; amino-acid sequence: MKEKEIYKANSTSDLQNIAEALLKKHDDHRIFTFDSEMGSGKTTFISAICEVLKVRDNVSSPTFAIINEYHSDLINQMIYHIDLYRINKPEELISIGFHDYLQSDNYCFIEWSQKGKEFIPTNAISVDIRINEDGSRSFEF
- a CDS encoding purine-nucleoside phosphorylase, coding for MKTFLKVLFYYYSALFTTLAEIKNILKMDWYNKALEAKNFLFENGITKPEIGIILGTGLGGLVSSISIEKEINYGDIPHFPVSTVETHKGKLIYGTINDKYVLAMQGRFHYYEGYSMQEITLPVRVMKLLGIKYLLISNACGGLNPNYTQGDLMLLTDHIDLLPDNPLTGKNIDEMGVRFPDMSEPYSSKINSLFEELATENNIKLHKGVYVALAGPNLETKAEYKFLRLIGADGVGMSTVPEVIVANHCSLPCAAISVITDMCIPEQLEKVSLSEIVDVAKTAEDRLNKLFVEAVTRL
- a CDS encoding NUDIX domain-containing protein; the encoded protein is MQILKKLLPGLLPLLVFILVDAIWSPQIGIIVAVIFGIVQLFFIYFKEKRWDKFVILDTALLCAFGIVSLIFDNVIFFKLKPLFINLILAVLIGISAFSKHNIMLKYSERLLGNNVNFDNSVQKNIIVQLRVFFWIIIAHSILILYSAFFMSQEAWAFISGVLLYIMLGAYLVIQFVWVKIRNRYIEWLPWIDEEGNIIGKVSRNVAHTDKKYLHPVVHTHIINSKNQLYLQKRKHNCQVEPNKWDTAIGGHVSFGETIEQALKREAAEELNFKNFEPKHIAKYVWNNINESEMVFSFLTFYDGNIIPNKKHVEDGRFWNVNELKENIGKNVFTPNLEFELPNIIALLERKRN
- a CDS encoding bifunctional response regulator/alkaline phosphatase family protein; this translates as MDNGVILWIDDEIDLLKPHILFLTERGYTVHTSNNGDEGVDKLKSINNIDIVFLDENMPGLSGIETLSIIKANFPNLPVVMITKSEEEHIMDDAIGASIADYLIKPVNPKQILLSVKKNLENKRLISEKTTFAYQQQFQNLGTEISPKLDHNQWTEVYKKLVFWELELSKSTDNPMQEILQMQKSEANQVFCKFYENNYLNWINGKAEDRPVLSHLLLKEKVFPLLNDNNTPLFFILIDNLRYDQWKVLQPIFEQYYRTETEDIYYSILPTTTQYARNSLFAGLLPSEIEKKYPKYWVNEGDDDTKNNYESELLAEYLKRHGYNISYSYTKVLNLTSGRKLIDNLPNLLSNQLNVIVYNFVDMLSHARTEMEVIRELADNETAYRSITQSWFNHSPLHDIVKFLSSKNVPLILTTDHGTIKVNNPVKIIGDKNTNTNLRYKTGKNLSYNNNEVFEIKKPGDAFLPKTNVSSTFVFCRNNNFFAYPNNYNYYVNYYRNTFQHGGISLEEVLIPFAILKAK
- the rny gene encoding ribonuclease Y, producing MTTTIIIIAGAIGVLIGVIISMYIIRKSIEKKSQNIINEANKEADIIVKKKELEIKEELLHLKTQQEKQFQIKESNISKAENRIKQKEQSLNKRQEDFKVKFDEVNKKSKELDEKEINLQQKTDAIKRKEIDIEKAHKDYIDRLEIISGLSAEEAKEQLIEGLKQEARLHAANQLNEIVEEAKQTANNKAKKIIIETIQRNVAEQTIENTVSVFNIDNDEIKGRIIGREGRNIRALEALTGVEIIIDDSPDAILLSGFDPMRREIARLSLHKLVTDGRIHPARIEEVVAKTQKQVEEEIIEIGKRTTIDLGIHGLHPELVRLIGKMKYRSSYGQNLLRHSREVANLCATMAAELGLNAKKAKRAGLLHDIGKVADTNDSELPHAILGMKLAKEYKESADICNAIGAHHDEIEMETLIAPIVQTCDAISGARPGARREVVDAYIQRLNKLEELALSYPGVVKTYAIQAGRELRVIVGADKISDNEANNVAIELSKKIQDEMTYPGQIKITVIRETRSVSYAK